In Macadamia integrifolia cultivar HAES 741 chromosome 13, SCU_Mint_v3, whole genome shotgun sequence, one DNA window encodes the following:
- the LOC122059556 gene encoding putative receptor-like protein kinase At4g00960 isoform X1, producing the protein MSLHGRKVVKDSPPTLLLILSCLLVITINGFCSAAPLYSYCPNPAQYAQNSTFESNLKLLLLSLSSNTSISGGFYNTSVGNDTNQVYGLALCRGDVNSSVCQNCVEQASVEILSSCPLKEDAIIWYENCQLRYSYQRFFSVMVYAGKYPPWNDLQPNVSNPQKFYQILNGLLNEVISQIASQNSDPMFSTRNATAPGIGIVVGMAQCTWDISRNDCENCLRDAMGDLKGYYSTRQGGMILDTSCDLMFQVSSTTGGSRRIVIIVISVIVPVLVLLAGSCAYYLWRRKRRKGVFADEKMKETTTPQQNQIDLSELPLIDFDTIKISTNNFSDTNKLGQGGFGTVYKGILPDGKEIAVKRLSRRSWQGLEEFKNEVILIAKLQHRNLVRLLGCGLEGEEKLLIYEFMPNISLDFFIFDPIKSSQLDWRTRYNIVDGIARGLVYLHEDSRFKIIHRDLKPSNVLLDKEMTAKISDFGMARIFCEDQIIANTRRVVGTFGYMSPEYAMEGIFSVKSDVFSFGVILLEIISGKRNSSYLKEHGQTLLAYVWRLWNEGKAADFIDPLLITYSRTEVLNCIKIGLLCVQRDAEDRPTMSDVIVMLESDWGDLPLPTEPAFALGRVITQTDQSSTVICSVNAINISDVTVR; encoded by the exons ATGTCTCTTCATGGTAGGAAGGTTGTCAAAGATTCTCCTCCAACTCTGCTCTTAATTCTTTCTTGCCTACTAGTAATCACAATTAATGGCTTCTGTTCAGCAGCTCCACTCTATTCCTATTGCCCAAATCCAGCCCAATATGCACAGAACAGCACTTTTGAATCTAATCTTAAGCTACTTCTGTTGTCTCTTTCTTCAAACACTTCCATATCAGGAGGTTTTTATAACACTTCAGTGGGCAATGACACAAACCAAGTCTATGGGCTTGCTCTCTGTAGAGGTGATGTCAACAGCAGTGTTTGCCAGAATTGTGTGGAGCAAGCAAGTGTAGAAATCCTATCTTCTTGTCCTCTAAAAGAAGATGCGATTATCTGGTATGAAAATTGCCAATTGCGATATTCGTATCAGAGGTTCTTCTCTGTAATGGTTTATGCTGGAAAGTATCCTCCCTGGAATGATCTACAGCCAAATGTGTCGAACCCACAAAAGTTCTACCAGATTTTGAATGGTTTGTTGAATGAAGTTATTAGCCAGATTGCTTCACAGAATTCTGATCCTATGTTTTCCACTAGAAATGCTACAGCCCCAGGAATTGGCATAGTAGTTGGTATGGCTCAGTGTACTTGGGATATATCTCGTAATGACTGCGAAAATTGCCTTCGAGATGCCATGGGAGACCTCAAAGGATATTATTCTACCCGTCAAGGAGGAATGATTCTTGATACAAGTTGTGATTTGATGTTTCAAGTTTCATCTACAACTG GAGGGAGCAGAAGGATTGTTATAATTGTAATTAGTGTAATAGTACCTGTACTAGTTCTTCTTGCTGGTTCCTGTGCCTACTACCTttggagaaggaagagaagaaaaggag TTTTTGCagatgagaaaatgaaagagaCGACGACACCACAACAGAATCAAATCGATTTATCGGAGTTGCCCTTGATTGATTTTGATACTATAAAAATTTCCACTAACAATTTTTCAGATACAAACAAGCTTGGACAGGGTGGGTTTGGAACTGTTTATAAG GGCATATTACCAGATGGAAAGGAAATAGCAGTTAAAAGACTTTCAAGGAGGTCATGGCAAGGTTTAGaggagttcaagaatgaagttaTACTAATTGCAAAGCTTCAACACCGGAACCTTGTGAGGCTCCTAGGTTGTGGTCTAGAAGGAGAGGAAAAGCTGCTCATCTATGAGTTCATGCCCAACATCagccttgatttttttatctttg ATCCTATTAAGAGCTCACAACTTGATTGGAGAACAAGATATAACATTGTCGATGGAATTGCTCGTGGGCTTGTGTATCTCCATGAGGACTCGCGGTTCAAGATCATTCACAGAGATCTCAAACCTAGCAATGTTTTGCTGGATAAAGAGATGACTGCAAAGATTTCAGACTTTGGCATGGCAAGGATCTTTTGCGAAGATCAAATCATCGCTAACACTAGACGAGTTGTTGGAACCTT TGGATATATGTCTCCAGAATATGCAATGGAGGGGATATTTTCTGTGAAGTCTGATGTTTTCAGCTTTGGTGTAATCTTGCTTGAGATCATAAGTGGGAAGAGAAACAGCAGCTACCTTAAGGAGCATGGTCAAACCCTCTTAGCATAt GTATGGAGACTATGGAATGAAGGCAAAGCCGCGGATTTCATAGACCCATTGTTGATCACCTACTCAAGAACAGAAGTATTAAATTGCATCAAGATTGGGCTTTTGTGTGTTCAACGAGACGCCGAAGATAGACCCACCATGTCAGATGTCATCGTTATGCTAGAAAGCGATTGGGGAGATCTTCCCTTGCCTACAGAACCCGCATTTGCTCTGGGAAGAGTCATTACCCAAACTGATCAATCTTCCACTGTCATTTGTTCTGTAAATGCAATTAATATTTCTGATGTCACAGTTCGGTGA
- the LOC122059556 gene encoding putative receptor-like protein kinase At4g00960 isoform X3: MSLHGRKVVKDSPPTLLLILSCLLVITINGFCSAAPLYSYCPNPAQYAQNSTFESNLKLLLLSLSSNTSISGGFYNTSVGNDTNQVYGLALCRGDVNSSVCQNCVEQASVEILSSCPLKEDAIIWYENCQLRYSYQRFFSVMVYAGKYPPWNDLQPNVSNPQKFYQILNGLLNEVISQIASQNSDPMFSTRNATAPGIGIVVGMAQCTWDISRNDCENCLRDAMGDLKGYYSTRQGGMILDTSCDLMFQVSSTTGGSRRIVIIVISVIVPVLVLLAGSCAYYLWRRKRRKGDEKMKETTTPQQNQIDLSELPLIDFDTIKISTNNFSDTNKLGQGGFGTVYKGILPDGKEIAVKRLSRRSWQGLEEFKNEVILIAKLQHRNLVRLLGCGLEGEEKLLIYEFMPNISLDFFIFDPIKSSQLDWRTRYNIVDGIARGLVYLHEDSRFKIIHRDLKPSNVLLDKEMTAKISDFGMARIFCEDQIIANTRRVVGTFGYMSPEYAMEGIFSVKSDVFSFGVILLEIISGKRNSSYLKEHGQTLLAYVWRLWNEGKAADFIDPLLITYSRTEVLNCIKIGLLCVQRDAEDRPTMSDVIVMLESDWGDLPLPTEPAFALGRVITQTDQSSTVICSVNAINISDVTVR; encoded by the exons ATGTCTCTTCATGGTAGGAAGGTTGTCAAAGATTCTCCTCCAACTCTGCTCTTAATTCTTTCTTGCCTACTAGTAATCACAATTAATGGCTTCTGTTCAGCAGCTCCACTCTATTCCTATTGCCCAAATCCAGCCCAATATGCACAGAACAGCACTTTTGAATCTAATCTTAAGCTACTTCTGTTGTCTCTTTCTTCAAACACTTCCATATCAGGAGGTTTTTATAACACTTCAGTGGGCAATGACACAAACCAAGTCTATGGGCTTGCTCTCTGTAGAGGTGATGTCAACAGCAGTGTTTGCCAGAATTGTGTGGAGCAAGCAAGTGTAGAAATCCTATCTTCTTGTCCTCTAAAAGAAGATGCGATTATCTGGTATGAAAATTGCCAATTGCGATATTCGTATCAGAGGTTCTTCTCTGTAATGGTTTATGCTGGAAAGTATCCTCCCTGGAATGATCTACAGCCAAATGTGTCGAACCCACAAAAGTTCTACCAGATTTTGAATGGTTTGTTGAATGAAGTTATTAGCCAGATTGCTTCACAGAATTCTGATCCTATGTTTTCCACTAGAAATGCTACAGCCCCAGGAATTGGCATAGTAGTTGGTATGGCTCAGTGTACTTGGGATATATCTCGTAATGACTGCGAAAATTGCCTTCGAGATGCCATGGGAGACCTCAAAGGATATTATTCTACCCGTCAAGGAGGAATGATTCTTGATACAAGTTGTGATTTGATGTTTCAAGTTTCATCTACAACTG GAGGGAGCAGAAGGATTGTTATAATTGTAATTAGTGTAATAGTACCTGTACTAGTTCTTCTTGCTGGTTCCTGTGCCTACTACCTttggagaaggaagagaagaaaaggag atgagaaaatgaaagagaCGACGACACCACAACAGAATCAAATCGATTTATCGGAGTTGCCCTTGATTGATTTTGATACTATAAAAATTTCCACTAACAATTTTTCAGATACAAACAAGCTTGGACAGGGTGGGTTTGGAACTGTTTATAAG GGCATATTACCAGATGGAAAGGAAATAGCAGTTAAAAGACTTTCAAGGAGGTCATGGCAAGGTTTAGaggagttcaagaatgaagttaTACTAATTGCAAAGCTTCAACACCGGAACCTTGTGAGGCTCCTAGGTTGTGGTCTAGAAGGAGAGGAAAAGCTGCTCATCTATGAGTTCATGCCCAACATCagccttgatttttttatctttg ATCCTATTAAGAGCTCACAACTTGATTGGAGAACAAGATATAACATTGTCGATGGAATTGCTCGTGGGCTTGTGTATCTCCATGAGGACTCGCGGTTCAAGATCATTCACAGAGATCTCAAACCTAGCAATGTTTTGCTGGATAAAGAGATGACTGCAAAGATTTCAGACTTTGGCATGGCAAGGATCTTTTGCGAAGATCAAATCATCGCTAACACTAGACGAGTTGTTGGAACCTT TGGATATATGTCTCCAGAATATGCAATGGAGGGGATATTTTCTGTGAAGTCTGATGTTTTCAGCTTTGGTGTAATCTTGCTTGAGATCATAAGTGGGAAGAGAAACAGCAGCTACCTTAAGGAGCATGGTCAAACCCTCTTAGCATAt GTATGGAGACTATGGAATGAAGGCAAAGCCGCGGATTTCATAGACCCATTGTTGATCACCTACTCAAGAACAGAAGTATTAAATTGCATCAAGATTGGGCTTTTGTGTGTTCAACGAGACGCCGAAGATAGACCCACCATGTCAGATGTCATCGTTATGCTAGAAAGCGATTGGGGAGATCTTCCCTTGCCTACAGAACCCGCATTTGCTCTGGGAAGAGTCATTACCCAAACTGATCAATCTTCCACTGTCATTTGTTCTGTAAATGCAATTAATATTTCTGATGTCACAGTTCGGTGA
- the LOC122059556 gene encoding cysteine-rich receptor-like protein kinase 10 isoform X2: MSLHGRKVVKDSPPTLLLILSCLLVITINGFCSAAPLYSYCPNPAQYAQNSTFESNLKLLLLSLSSNTSISGGFYNTSVGNDTNQVYGLALCRGDVNSSVCQNCVEQASVEILSSCPLKEDAIIWYENCQLRYSYQRFFSVMVYAGKYPPWNDLQPNVSNPQKFYQILNGLLNEVISQIASQNSDPMFSTRNATAPGIGIVVGMAQCTWDISRNDCENCLRDAMGDLKGYYSTRQGGMILDTSCDLMFQVSSTTGSRRIVIIVISVIVPVLVLLAGSCAYYLWRRKRRKGVFADEKMKETTTPQQNQIDLSELPLIDFDTIKISTNNFSDTNKLGQGGFGTVYKGILPDGKEIAVKRLSRRSWQGLEEFKNEVILIAKLQHRNLVRLLGCGLEGEEKLLIYEFMPNISLDFFIFDPIKSSQLDWRTRYNIVDGIARGLVYLHEDSRFKIIHRDLKPSNVLLDKEMTAKISDFGMARIFCEDQIIANTRRVVGTFGYMSPEYAMEGIFSVKSDVFSFGVILLEIISGKRNSSYLKEHGQTLLAYVWRLWNEGKAADFIDPLLITYSRTEVLNCIKIGLLCVQRDAEDRPTMSDVIVMLESDWGDLPLPTEPAFALGRVITQTDQSSTVICSVNAINISDVTVR, from the exons ATGTCTCTTCATGGTAGGAAGGTTGTCAAAGATTCTCCTCCAACTCTGCTCTTAATTCTTTCTTGCCTACTAGTAATCACAATTAATGGCTTCTGTTCAGCAGCTCCACTCTATTCCTATTGCCCAAATCCAGCCCAATATGCACAGAACAGCACTTTTGAATCTAATCTTAAGCTACTTCTGTTGTCTCTTTCTTCAAACACTTCCATATCAGGAGGTTTTTATAACACTTCAGTGGGCAATGACACAAACCAAGTCTATGGGCTTGCTCTCTGTAGAGGTGATGTCAACAGCAGTGTTTGCCAGAATTGTGTGGAGCAAGCAAGTGTAGAAATCCTATCTTCTTGTCCTCTAAAAGAAGATGCGATTATCTGGTATGAAAATTGCCAATTGCGATATTCGTATCAGAGGTTCTTCTCTGTAATGGTTTATGCTGGAAAGTATCCTCCCTGGAATGATCTACAGCCAAATGTGTCGAACCCACAAAAGTTCTACCAGATTTTGAATGGTTTGTTGAATGAAGTTATTAGCCAGATTGCTTCACAGAATTCTGATCCTATGTTTTCCACTAGAAATGCTACAGCCCCAGGAATTGGCATAGTAGTTGGTATGGCTCAGTGTACTTGGGATATATCTCGTAATGACTGCGAAAATTGCCTTCGAGATGCCATGGGAGACCTCAAAGGATATTATTCTACCCGTCAAGGAGGAATGATTCTTGATACAAGTTGTGATTTGATGTTTCAAGTTTCATCTACAACTG GGAGCAGAAGGATTGTTATAATTGTAATTAGTGTAATAGTACCTGTACTAGTTCTTCTTGCTGGTTCCTGTGCCTACTACCTttggagaaggaagagaagaaaaggag TTTTTGCagatgagaaaatgaaagagaCGACGACACCACAACAGAATCAAATCGATTTATCGGAGTTGCCCTTGATTGATTTTGATACTATAAAAATTTCCACTAACAATTTTTCAGATACAAACAAGCTTGGACAGGGTGGGTTTGGAACTGTTTATAAG GGCATATTACCAGATGGAAAGGAAATAGCAGTTAAAAGACTTTCAAGGAGGTCATGGCAAGGTTTAGaggagttcaagaatgaagttaTACTAATTGCAAAGCTTCAACACCGGAACCTTGTGAGGCTCCTAGGTTGTGGTCTAGAAGGAGAGGAAAAGCTGCTCATCTATGAGTTCATGCCCAACATCagccttgatttttttatctttg ATCCTATTAAGAGCTCACAACTTGATTGGAGAACAAGATATAACATTGTCGATGGAATTGCTCGTGGGCTTGTGTATCTCCATGAGGACTCGCGGTTCAAGATCATTCACAGAGATCTCAAACCTAGCAATGTTTTGCTGGATAAAGAGATGACTGCAAAGATTTCAGACTTTGGCATGGCAAGGATCTTTTGCGAAGATCAAATCATCGCTAACACTAGACGAGTTGTTGGAACCTT TGGATATATGTCTCCAGAATATGCAATGGAGGGGATATTTTCTGTGAAGTCTGATGTTTTCAGCTTTGGTGTAATCTTGCTTGAGATCATAAGTGGGAAGAGAAACAGCAGCTACCTTAAGGAGCATGGTCAAACCCTCTTAGCATAt GTATGGAGACTATGGAATGAAGGCAAAGCCGCGGATTTCATAGACCCATTGTTGATCACCTACTCAAGAACAGAAGTATTAAATTGCATCAAGATTGGGCTTTTGTGTGTTCAACGAGACGCCGAAGATAGACCCACCATGTCAGATGTCATCGTTATGCTAGAAAGCGATTGGGGAGATCTTCCCTTGCCTACAGAACCCGCATTTGCTCTGGGAAGAGTCATTACCCAAACTGATCAATCTTCCACTGTCATTTGTTCTGTAAATGCAATTAATATTTCTGATGTCACAGTTCGGTGA